The following are from one region of the Nicotiana tabacum cultivar K326 chromosome 3, ASM71507v2, whole genome shotgun sequence genome:
- the LOC107828570 gene encoding uncharacterized protein LOC107828570 isoform X2, producing the protein MSKRKRRGTAKSTNSTLLNPSESSAPEIVNHQQSGNCSLHKNVPRQQRSKGGLQTSDQNIKGIHVPEETSSFNQYCSLRKNVPRRQRSKGGLQSSATDEERINTELPSTSQIRPRSRALRRKSKVTADTSHSEVIPEQASCCSQFKPRARSQKRRKSKITADTRYSEVIPKHTSRFHGQSRRNNSQKGLGSWKFERYLESIWKWHPEDRKNSFTYLDSLWFSLYSERSHKAKVLNWITKKNIFSKKYIFVPIVMWGHWSLLIFCHLDESLQSKARSPCMLLLDSLQMANPERLEPGIRKFVIDIFKAEHRPETKDQIRKIPLMIPKVPQQRNDEDCGNFVLYYINLFLESAPENFSISKGYPYFMTEDWFTLERLECFCQELQSTITSTSDSDECLLDDGDVVCLD; encoded by the exons ATGTCGAAGCGCAAGCGTCGAGGGACGGCAAAGAGCACTAACAGCACCCTTCTTAACCCTTCAG AATCTTCTGCCCCTGAAATTGTGAATCATCAGCAATCCGGAAATTGCTCATTGCATAAAAATGTCCCTCGACAGCAAAGATCAAAGGGGGGACTACAAACTTCTG ATCAAAACATAAAAGGCATCCATGTACCTGAAGAAACAAGTAGCTTCAATCAATACTGCTCATTGCGTAAAAATGTCCCTCGGCGGCAAAGATCAAAGGGAGGACTACAATCTTCTG CAACTGATGAGGAAAGGATTAATACGGAACTCCCAAGTACGTCACAGATCAGACCACGATCACGTGCACTTAGACGAAAAAGTAAGGTGACAGCTGATACAAGTCATTCTGAAGTTATCCCAGAGCAAGCTTCTTGTTGTTCGCAGTTTAAACCACGTGCACGTTCGCAAAAAAGACGGAAAAGTAAGATAACAGCTGATACAAGGTATTCTGAAGTTATCCCAAAGCATACTTCTCGTTTTCATGGTCAATCAAGGAGGAACAACAGTCAAAAGGGGTTAGGCTCATGGAAGTTTGAGCGGTACTTGGA GAGCATATGGAAATGGCATCCAGAAGATAGGAAGAACTCATTTACATACCTTGACAGCTTGTGGTTCTCCTTGTACTCAGAACGTTCTCACAAAGCTAAGGTGTTGAATTGGATTACAAAAAAGAACATATTCTCAAAAAAGTATATTTTTGTTCCCATTGTTATGTG GGGTCACTGGAGTCTCCTGATCTTTTGTCACCTTGATGAAAGTTTACAATCTAAAGCAAGAAGTCCTTGCATGTTGTTGCTTGATTCTTTGCAGATGGCAAATCCTGAGAGACTTGAACCTGGGATCAGAAA ATTTGTTATAGACATATTCAAAGCAGAGCACAGGCCAGAAACCAAGGACCAGATAAGGAAAATCCCTCTAATGATTCCAAAG GTTCCGCAGCAGAGAAATGATGAAGACTGTGGCAATTTTGTTTTGTACTACATAAACCTCTTCTTAGAGAGTGCTCCAGAAAATTTTAGCATCTCGAAGGGTTACCCTTACTTT ATGACAGAAGACTGGTTTACTCTTGAACGGTTGGAATGCTTTTGCCAAGAACTGCAATCTACTATTACGAGTACTTCTGATTCTGATGAATGCCTCCTAGATGACGGAGATGTAGTGTGTCTAGATTAG
- the LOC107828570 gene encoding uncharacterized protein LOC107828570 isoform X3, whose amino-acid sequence MSKRKRRGTAKSTNSTLLNPSESSAPEIVNHQQADIHTHADQNIKGIHVPEETSSFNQYCSLRKNVPRRQRSKGGLQSSATDEERINTELPSTSQIRPRSRALRRKSKVTADTSHSEVIPEQASCCSQFKPRARSQKRRKSKITADTRYSEVIPKHTSRFHGQSRRNNSQKGLGSWKFERYLESIWKWHPEDRKNSFTYLDSLWFSLYSERSHKAKVLNWITKKNIFSKKYIFVPIVMWGHWSLLIFCHLDESLQSKARSPCMLLLDSLQMANPERLEPGIRKFVIDIFKAEHRPETKDQIRKIPLMIPKVPQQRNDEDCGNFVLYYINLFLESAPENFSISKGYPYFMTEDWFTLERLECFCQELQSTITSTSDSDECLLDDGDVVCLD is encoded by the exons ATGTCGAAGCGCAAGCGTCGAGGGACGGCAAAGAGCACTAACAGCACCCTTCTTAACCCTTCAG AATCTTCTGCCCCTGAAATTGTGAATCATCAGCAAGCCGATATACATACTCATGCAGATCAAAACATAAAAGGCATCCATGTACCTGAAGAAACAAGTAGCTTCAATCAATACTGCTCATTGCGTAAAAATGTCCCTCGGCGGCAAAGATCAAAGGGAGGACTACAATCTTCTG CAACTGATGAGGAAAGGATTAATACGGAACTCCCAAGTACGTCACAGATCAGACCACGATCACGTGCACTTAGACGAAAAAGTAAGGTGACAGCTGATACAAGTCATTCTGAAGTTATCCCAGAGCAAGCTTCTTGTTGTTCGCAGTTTAAACCACGTGCACGTTCGCAAAAAAGACGGAAAAGTAAGATAACAGCTGATACAAGGTATTCTGAAGTTATCCCAAAGCATACTTCTCGTTTTCATGGTCAATCAAGGAGGAACAACAGTCAAAAGGGGTTAGGCTCATGGAAGTTTGAGCGGTACTTGGA GAGCATATGGAAATGGCATCCAGAAGATAGGAAGAACTCATTTACATACCTTGACAGCTTGTGGTTCTCCTTGTACTCAGAACGTTCTCACAAAGCTAAGGTGTTGAATTGGATTACAAAAAAGAACATATTCTCAAAAAAGTATATTTTTGTTCCCATTGTTATGTG GGGTCACTGGAGTCTCCTGATCTTTTGTCACCTTGATGAAAGTTTACAATCTAAAGCAAGAAGTCCTTGCATGTTGTTGCTTGATTCTTTGCAGATGGCAAATCCTGAGAGACTTGAACCTGGGATCAGAAA ATTTGTTATAGACATATTCAAAGCAGAGCACAGGCCAGAAACCAAGGACCAGATAAGGAAAATCCCTCTAATGATTCCAAAG GTTCCGCAGCAGAGAAATGATGAAGACTGTGGCAATTTTGTTTTGTACTACATAAACCTCTTCTTAGAGAGTGCTCCAGAAAATTTTAGCATCTCGAAGGGTTACCCTTACTTT ATGACAGAAGACTGGTTTACTCTTGAACGGTTGGAATGCTTTTGCCAAGAACTGCAATCTACTATTACGAGTACTTCTGATTCTGATGAATGCCTCCTAGATGACGGAGATGTAGTGTGTCTAGATTAG
- the LOC107828570 gene encoding uncharacterized protein LOC107828570 isoform X1, translating to MSKRKRRGTAKSTNSTLLNPSESSAPEIVNHQQSGNCSLHKNVPRQQRSKGGLQTSESSAPEIVNHQQADIHTHADQNIKGIHVPEETSSFNQYCSLRKNVPRRQRSKGGLQSSATDEERINTELPSTSQIRPRSRALRRKSKVTADTSHSEVIPEQASCCSQFKPRARSQKRRKSKITADTRYSEVIPKHTSRFHGQSRRNNSQKGLGSWKFERYLESIWKWHPEDRKNSFTYLDSLWFSLYSERSHKAKVLNWITKKNIFSKKYIFVPIVMWGHWSLLIFCHLDESLQSKARSPCMLLLDSLQMANPERLEPGIRKFVIDIFKAEHRPETKDQIRKIPLMIPKVPQQRNDEDCGNFVLYYINLFLESAPENFSISKGYPYFMTEDWFTLERLECFCQELQSTITSTSDSDECLLDDGDVVCLD from the exons ATGTCGAAGCGCAAGCGTCGAGGGACGGCAAAGAGCACTAACAGCACCCTTCTTAACCCTTCAG AATCTTCTGCCCCTGAAATTGTGAATCATCAGCAATCCGGAAATTGCTCATTGCATAAAAATGTCCCTCGACAGCAAAGATCAAAGGGGGGACTACAAACTTCTG AATCTTCTGCCCCTGAAATTGTGAATCATCAGCAAGCCGATATACATACTCATGCAGATCAAAACATAAAAGGCATCCATGTACCTGAAGAAACAAGTAGCTTCAATCAATACTGCTCATTGCGTAAAAATGTCCCTCGGCGGCAAAGATCAAAGGGAGGACTACAATCTTCTG CAACTGATGAGGAAAGGATTAATACGGAACTCCCAAGTACGTCACAGATCAGACCACGATCACGTGCACTTAGACGAAAAAGTAAGGTGACAGCTGATACAAGTCATTCTGAAGTTATCCCAGAGCAAGCTTCTTGTTGTTCGCAGTTTAAACCACGTGCACGTTCGCAAAAAAGACGGAAAAGTAAGATAACAGCTGATACAAGGTATTCTGAAGTTATCCCAAAGCATACTTCTCGTTTTCATGGTCAATCAAGGAGGAACAACAGTCAAAAGGGGTTAGGCTCATGGAAGTTTGAGCGGTACTTGGA GAGCATATGGAAATGGCATCCAGAAGATAGGAAGAACTCATTTACATACCTTGACAGCTTGTGGTTCTCCTTGTACTCAGAACGTTCTCACAAAGCTAAGGTGTTGAATTGGATTACAAAAAAGAACATATTCTCAAAAAAGTATATTTTTGTTCCCATTGTTATGTG GGGTCACTGGAGTCTCCTGATCTTTTGTCACCTTGATGAAAGTTTACAATCTAAAGCAAGAAGTCCTTGCATGTTGTTGCTTGATTCTTTGCAGATGGCAAATCCTGAGAGACTTGAACCTGGGATCAGAAA ATTTGTTATAGACATATTCAAAGCAGAGCACAGGCCAGAAACCAAGGACCAGATAAGGAAAATCCCTCTAATGATTCCAAAG GTTCCGCAGCAGAGAAATGATGAAGACTGTGGCAATTTTGTTTTGTACTACATAAACCTCTTCTTAGAGAGTGCTCCAGAAAATTTTAGCATCTCGAAGGGTTACCCTTACTTT ATGACAGAAGACTGGTTTACTCTTGAACGGTTGGAATGCTTTTGCCAAGAACTGCAATCTACTATTACGAGTACTTCTGATTCTGATGAATGCCTCCTAGATGACGGAGATGTAGTGTGTCTAGATTAG